The following proteins come from a genomic window of Lycium ferocissimum isolate CSIRO_LF1 chromosome 4, AGI_CSIRO_Lferr_CH_V1, whole genome shotgun sequence:
- the LOC132053069 gene encoding LOW QUALITY PROTEIN: pre-mRNA-splicing factor SLU7-like (The sequence of the model RefSeq protein was modified relative to this genomic sequence to represent the inferred CDS: inserted 1 base in 1 codon), which translates to MATASVAFKSREDHRKQLELEEARKAGLAPAELDEDGKEINPHIPQYMSSAPWYLNAERSSLKHQRKWKSDPNYTKSWYDRGAKIYQADKYRKGACENCGAMTHDAKSCMDRPRKLGAKWTGKHIAPDEKIEQFELDYDXKRDRWNGYDAASYAHIIERYEARDEARKKYLKEQQLKKLEEKNNKEDEEKGDSEDENFEDALKVDEAKVDESKQMDFAKVEKRVRTTGGGSTGTVRNLRIREDTAKYLLNLDVNSAHYDPKTRSMREDPLPDMDPNEKFYAGDNQNRVSGQALEFKQLNIHAWEAFDKGHDVHMQAAPSQAELLYKNYKVNKEKLKSQTKEDIMEKYGNAASEEILPRELLLGQSERAVEYDCAGRIVKGQEMSIPRSKYEEDVYINNHTTVWGSWWKNHQWGYKCCKQTIRNSYCTGAAGIEAAEASADLMKANIARKESAEDTHEPVEEKRLATWGTEVPDDLVLDQQKLAEALKKEDVKKREERDERKRKYNVNYNDEVTPEEMEAYRMKKVLHDDPMKDFLH; encoded by the exons ATGGCTACTGCTTCAG TGGCGTTTAAGTCTAGGGAGGACCACAGGAAACAGTTGGAATTAGAAGAGGCGCGAAAGGCTGGTCTTGCACCAGCAGAGTTGGATGAGGATGGAAAAGAAATCAATCCTCACATTCCTCAGTATATGTCTTCAGCTCCCTGGTATCTTAATGCGGAGAGATCG AGTTTGAAACATCAAAGGAAATGGAAATCAGATCCGAATTACACGAAATCATGGTATGACAGAGGTGCAAAAATATATCAGGCTGACAAGTATAGAAAGGGTGCATGTgaaaa TTGCGGAGCAATGACCCACGATGCTAAGTCATGCATGGATAGGCCACGCAAATTAGGAGCAAAATGGACTGGAAAACATATTGCTCCTGATGAGAAGATAGAACAGTTTGAGCTGGATTATG GTAAAAGGGACCGTTGGAATGGTTATGATGCTGCTTCGTATGCTCATATAATTGAACGATATGAAGCAAGGGATGAAGCAAGAAAGAAATACCTGAAAGAGCAACAACTAAAAAAGTTGGAggagaaaaataacaaagaagatgaagagaaaggCGATAGCGaagatgaaaattttgaagatgCTTTGAAGGTAGATGAAGCCAAGGTTGATGAAAGCAAGCAGATGGATTTTGCAAAAGTGGAGAAGCGTGTACGAACCACTGGTGGTGGAAGTACGGGAACTGTTAG GAATCTACGTATCCGGGAAGATACAGCAAAATATCTTCTTAATCTTGATGTCAATTCTGCACATTATGATCCCAAGACCCGGTCTATGCGTGAAGACCCTCTTCCAGATATGGATCCAAATGAAAAATTCTATGCT GGTGATAACCAAAATAGAGTTAGTGGTCAAGCATTGGAGTTCAAACAGCTGAATATTCATGCTTGGGAAGCTTTTGACAAGGGTCATGATGTGCATATGCAAGCAGCTCCTTCCCAAGCAGAACTGCTTTACAAAAATTACAAGGTTAACAAAGAGAAACTGAAGTCACAAACAAAGGAGGATATCATGGAGAAGTATGGTAATGCTGCTAGTGAAGAAATACTTCCGAGAGAACTTCTGTTGGGTCAGAGTGAGAGAGCAGTTGAATATGATTGTGCTGGTAGGATTGTGAAGGGACAG GAGATGTCTATCCCTAGGAGCAAATATGAAGAAGATGTttacatcaataaccacaccaCAGTTTGGGGTTCATGGTGGAAGAATCACCAGTGGGGTTACAAATGCTGCAAACAAACAATCAGAAACAGCTATTGTACAGGTGCTGCTGGAATTGAAGCAGCTGAAGCATCTGCTGATCTTATGAAGGCCAATATTGCTCGCAAAGAGTCCGCTGAAG ATACGCATGAGCCGGTTGAGGAAAAGAGGCTCGCTACTTGGGGAACTGAAGTTCCTGACGATTTGGTTCTGGACCAGCAAAAGTTGGCTGAAGCTCTTAAGAAG GAGGAtgtaaagaaaagagaagagagggatgaaaggaaaaggaaatatAATGTGAACTACAATGATGAG GTTACACCGGAAGAAATGGAGGCCTATAGAATGAAGAAGGTCCTCCATGACGATCCAATGAAGGACTTCTTGCACTGA